The Aspergillus flavus chromosome 2, complete sequence region AAACAGACCAGTGACACTGGGGACCGGGGTGGCCTCATCGGCGTACGTCTTCACACGAATACGGGAGTTGTGACGGACACTCAGCAAGTTGTAGACAACCTCAAAACGCTGATCCTTCGTGGGGAAGTCGACGGCCGTGATATCGGAGATCTGGGTGAATTCGGCGGCGGTGTGGTACTTGAGGAAGCTCATCAATGGGACAACGCCGGAGGGGGGAACGTAAATGACCAGTTCGTCCTTCCATACGGTGAACTGTTGGACGTATTTGGGCAGACAGGACATGACGTACTGGCCGTACTGGTGCAGAGCATCGGCCTTGTCCTGGTACTTGTCGGCAGGGTTGACGATGGGGGCACGGAGGGCACCCTCAGCTGCAGATAGTCAGTCAATTGCAATTGGTCCCAGCTTAGAGCTGTCGGCTGAAGCCACACATACGAGGACGCTGAGCCTGGCGCATGTTAGGAGGCTCGGGGATCGACTCCTTCAGCAGAGGGGTCGTCGAGAAAGGACGGCACATCCGGGACGACCGCGCGGCCGAAGCCAGTGAGCGGCCGGTGCCCAACCGCATCAGGGAACGAGCAGAGGCCATTGTGGATGGCAATTGCGGGTGAGAGGCAAcggggaggtggaggggagacAGCGGAGATGCTCGTCATCCACTCCCAGGGAGCTTTTCCTCGAAGATGGACGTGAGACATCACGTGCACGCTGACATAAGCCACGCATTCTTTCGGGCGGCCTGCAAACGAAGCAAACGGGTGCAAACCCAACCAAAGCTtcacttctctttctctttcgccTCCAagtctctcctcttctccctgtTCTGGTCCGCGTCTGTTACTCCCCACGTTGTCGATCTCTTTTTAGATTCCCTCAAtccttcgtcctcttcttcttcttctctcgcCCGGAGGGTTTCTTACTCCGCCTTAATACgtttttctattatattcttcctccttccgGCCCGGGTTGGTTGATGAGTACTGGTCTTTTAATCCGACTACCGTCTTTCTAGATTGTACCTTTCCACAcaacacatacacacatTCGGCAACCATGTCAAATCGCCAACAGATCGACTCTGTcattgatgatgacgacgagtTCTGGTATGTTCTGCCTTGTTGGGCTGCAATATGAATGTGGTTGGGCTGACAATGACGCTCTTCTGTAGCCCCCTGTGCATTGAGGAATTCGACCTGTCCGACAAGAACTTTAAGCCGTGTCCCTGTGGGTATCAGGTACGTTACCCCCCGCTCACCCTCATTCTGACAACGGTTGTCACCAAACGACATTCGCGACTCCCCGTATGCGACCTAGCAAGGCACTGACATAAACTGGCCAGATTTGCCAATTCTGTtacaacaacatcaaaaCCCATAGCGAAGAAGGCCGCTGCCCCAACTGCAGACGGGTTTACGATGAGAGCACCATACAATATAAAGTTCCTGATGCAGACGAGTAAGTACAAGTCCCTTGCGATTTGAGACGTTGCTTTTTCGGCGGTTCTTGGCGCTAACTGCGGATCCCGCaaactagatttaaagcGGACTTGGCATTAAAGCATCGAAAGGCTGCCgctgcgaagaagaaggaagcggAAAAGCGCGAGATCGAGGCCTCGAGTCGGAAGAACTTGGCTGGTGTGAGGGTCGTGCAGAAGAACCTGGTCTATGTGATTGGTCTCAACCCCACCATACGCGACGAAagccagctcctccagacGCTTCGCGGACGGGATTATTTCGGCCAATATGGAGAGATCGAAAAGATTGTAGTGAGCAAGGCAAAGCCTGGTGGCAACCCCAACCAAGGCATTGGCGTCTACGTTACGTACTCGAAGAAGTCGGATGCCGCAACCTGTATCAGTTCGGTGGATGGATCTGTAAACGGTGATCGTGTCCTAAGGTATGCCGCCTCTCGACGACTTGCTTGCAGAATAACTCGATTATTGACTTGACTAGGGCTCAATACGGTACGACGAAGTATTGCTCCTCCTTCCTGCGCAACGAGCAGTGCCATAATAGGAATTGCACCTTTCTACACGAGACGGGTGAGGACAGCGAAAGCTATAGTCGGCAGGACCTCTCCTCTATGAACACCCTTTCCAGTCAACGTCCGAATGGTGCGCCTAGTGGACCCAGTCATACGATCCCCCCACACGTTGCCCGCTCTTCCGCAATGCCGCTGTCTCAACCGATGCGCCGTCAGCCCAGTAAAGACGATGGTGCCAGCAGCCGCCCCCCTGACGGATCCGCCCTTCCTTCCTCCGCAAGTTGGGCAAATAAGGACTCGGTGATCAGCCGAACAAGACGGGCAAGTCTTACAGCTAGTCAAGCGTCTCAGAGTCCACGACCCGCGAGTGCCACGGTTGCGACCAGTGCAGAGGAACCAAAGCGTGCCGAGAAACAACCTGCACCTGCTCAGGAACGCCGCCAAACTCCGCTGCCAGAGACACAGTCTTCGACACCTAGCTCTCCCTCTGAATCCCAACTGCCCGCCGACCCGGAGGCTCCTCTATTTGAGAATTTGATAAAGGCAGTTAATTCTCCTGATTTCAAGTTTGTCTTTTCGGCGGCTGGTCTGCCGGCAGATGAAGTCGCTCTCATTGAAAACCACCCTTCGTTCATTGATCCTTATGGTGGCGTAAAGCGTCGGGCTATGCGGGAGAAGGCAGAGCAAGAGCGTGCAAAGCGAGAGCAAGAGCTGCTTCAGTCGGcagctgttgaagaagaaaccagGGAGAGCGGCAGCCTCCAGCTTGGTGGCGAGCCGGATGATGTTCATCCTCCGAGAGGCCGTGGTTCGCGGGAATCGCATGGTGCTATCCAGCCGCCTTCACAGCAGGGTACTACAACGAATTCGGTGGTCGGCTCCCCAGTTTCTGCGTCGAGTCATCAATTCCAGGGACTTAATCTGGCTGGCCGGAGTTTAACCCCTCTccaacagcaacaactgATGCTACTCAAGTCTGCTAGCAATCAGCAGGCCGGCGTTGTGGACCCATTGCAAAGTGGACTTGGCTCTGCTGCTTTAGATCAGGCTGCTGTTCGCCAAGGCCTTTTGCAGACCCAGATGGCACAGCTTAACGCTTTGCAGGCGCAGAATCGCCAAAACTCTCGCTTTTCCTTCACTAACGATGCCGGATCGAAGAATCTTTCCAACGTGCGGATGCTAAGCCAGCAGGCTTCCTTGATGCAATCCGGGACTCCAAACCCACTTGCTGCACCCAGTCCTCAACATGGGCTTACTAGCAGCTTCTACACCAGTGGCGTTCAGGGCCCACCTCCAGGCCTCAAGACGGCCGGCACACCCCCCATCAGTGGAGGAGGAATGTTCGCTCAAGGTCACGGTTTTACAACAAATTCAAATCTTGGCTTGGCTGGTAATATCGGGAAGCAGGAGACCAACCCGGATTTGATGCGCGAGCTGCTGCGAAGCCGCAGTGGCACAAATGCTAGTGGTTTACAGGCACCGGATGCCGCTAAGCGTGAGTTCATgtttcctttcctccaaCAGCACCAAACTCCCCCTCCCCTGACTCCTGCCAATGGCCTTCTCAGCTCTTTCTATGGCTCTCAGACGGGGAACTTCTCCGAGTCTGGGCCacagaagcagaagaagaaggggaagaagcACAGACACGCTAACACTTCCTCCGGTGGAGGCGGTGTAGTAGATCTTGCGGACCCGAGTATCCTGCAGGCGAGGATGCACCAGGTGGGTGCgaatgctgct contains the following coding sequences:
- a CDS encoding NDUFS3/30 kDa subunit of NADH-ubiquinone oxidoreductase (NADH-ubiquinone oxidoreductase subunit), which produces MASARSLMRLGTGRSLASAARSSRMCRPFSTTPLLKESIPEPPNMRQAQRPPEGALRAPIVNPADKYQDKADALHQYGQYVMSCLPKYVQQFTVWKDELVIYVPPSGVVPLMSFLKYHTAAEFTQISDITAVDFPTKDQRFEVVYNLLSVRHNSRIRVKTYADEATPVPSVTGLFEGALWYEREVYDMFGVFFTGHPDLRRIMTDYGFDGHPLRKDFPLTGYTELRYDEEKKRIVIEPLELTQAFRNFEGGTAAWEPVGTGVDRTPESFKLPTPKPEEKPEEKK